From the genome of Oryza glaberrima chromosome 1, OglaRS2, whole genome shotgun sequence:
AGCAGTTACGTCGGATATAACCGGAGATAAAACCACCGAGAAACATAAAGTGGACAGTTTTGTGAGTTAAGGGATGTTATATATCTAGTTTTGCGTTtagaggacgattttgtaactcgattcaaattgagggaccttcggtgtactttttccataagTGAACGTGACACCCGAGAATGGGCTGGTGGGTGTTGGAAGAGCGCCCATCTCATTTCTGGTTAACGTTTGTGTAGTCATGAGTTGATTACCTCCCGTCACAACTAAAATGCTCACCCTGCTCGATGCGcgaaacagaaaaagaaaaggaacaattGCCACATCACCCTATGACTACGAGGAAACAGCTTCTGAGCTTCTTTCGAACTAGAAACACGACATTAACAATTGTGCGGAAAACATCCCAACCCACCTCACGGGGCCCACCCACCATCCAACCCACACTTTTCAGAGCAAATATAATAGTAAGCTATAAGTCTACTATAAACTTACGTGAAGAAGAGAGGCAACCAGAAATAAGAGTGTTGGTTCTCATGCAAGaactagcttaacacaagctcgagaagaagaaaattatagccaatcttataactaatctattatatatctATAATGTTGGTTTCAAGATAAACTAATAGTACGAAGTGAGCTCTTGAGAAGTTTCATGATATCGAGCTTTGCTTAAACAAAAAGCGATAAACCCACGTCATGTATCTCCTTTCTCCTGTACTCCGTCCGCTGTATGTGCGTGCGGGCGTGAGCGGTGAGCCGTATAATCAATCCTCTTGCTTCGAATGGACagaaggaggggggggggggggggtgatttTCTTGTCCGGTTCCGCGCGCGCGACACCCACACACGTCGCCGCCACGTGTACGTGTCACGCTCACCCCTCCCGTGCCGCCTCGCCCGCCCGATTTTGGTGAGCGGCCGCGGTCCCCCCCTCCCCATCCTCCATGGTCCGGCCGTTTCGTTTCGTCTCCCCGCCGCGTTCTTAAATCCCAAGCCCAAGCCGCCCTCGCACTTCCTCTTCCcccacctcgccgagctccacgcagccgccgcggcgccccgtCTCCCACGCCGCTTCGCCCCGTCCTCTGCGGGGGAGCCGCTAGGAGTCAAGAGCAGCGACCGGTTCAAGTCTCGGGGGACGACTCGACTCCTCCACGCGGGTCGCGGACTCAGCGGTGCCGTACTCTGCCACCCGTGTGTGCCTGATATATGTGAGTTCGTGCCTTTTCCCTTgggtggcggcagcagcagctgagtctcgtggaggaggaggtagcgTCGTCGGTCGGCACGCGTATGGCCATGGACCTCGTCCGCCGGGAAGCGGACCGGGGCGCCGCGCCGGAGTTCGTGGCGGTCGACATCGGGGGCGAGGCGGAGACGGCCGGGGCAGAAGCGGAGCCCGTAAGCGTCCTCGCTTGACTGGAATTCGGTTTGTTCGCGTGTGGTAATCTTAGTTCTTCTGACCTTGTTTGTGCGATCGTAGAAGATGATGGAGTCCTTCGCTGGGAAGGGCCTCGAGCGGGAGAGGAGCGGAGACGCCAATCCTTGTACCACAGGTCAGTTCATCACCATGCTGCGCTCATTCTGAAATTCTGATTCCAGGAACATCTCAGAGTCCAATTTCTTCCCCCTTTTGCCACTACCGGGGTAGTATCAGTTAGAAATTATACTCGTAATCTCTAATTTCCGTTCATAATAATTAGTTTGGTGTTCTGAATTTATCGCCCGGATGGCCCTGTGCTGGATTCAGTTTGTCCACTGCTCCACGCATGCGTCAGCTTGCGTGGGATCCTCGAATGCATACCTTAAAATCGTGTGTCGTGTCAGATGCTTTGCGTGAGATAGCTGCATTCTCATCAATCCTTGGGAACAAACTCCCAACGTTACCTGCCACCAACTTGACTATCATGAAACTTGGCTATCCCCATGGGCCATGGGCCAGGCACCACACTGTACTACTATTAACAAGTACACCAAATCTCTGGCTGTACCATTGCTGATACTTGGTACAACTTTATAAGGGGTCACGTTGCCAATTGCATAGGGTTTGCAACCCGATGCAAATGATCCCCAAATCCTGCTTCCCATCTACCATTTCATGTGAATTTGCTTAAGAGGGTGCGACCAATTGGCTAGCATAAAAATTTAAAGGTCAGAGGGATCAATCCTTGCATCTAGACGATTCATGACGACAACATCTCTATGCAATAAATTAAGGAGTGGAAACCAGGTTTAATTATGAGTTTGACATTGTTATCCATAGGGCAAAATACTTGGATATAGGTCAGAAATACAAACATAAATGACCTGATGAACCACACTGGCCCAACagtctcccaaaaaaaaaagctaaaaattCATAGAGAAAAAATTAACCCACCATATCTGTGCAGCACTACTGCAGAGCTCAGAGCTCTGTTACTGTAGAAGCCTCCAGTTGCAGTTCTTCTGAAATATAGTAGCACTGCATGTGCTAGAAATCATCATAAGTTTATTGTGTTGAAAACGTAGTAATGCAACACATATCATCTTGTCCTATCTCCTCAATGTACTCAGATACGTATGCACAACTCAATATTGTATATGCACAGGTGTGTTGGCCGTGTATGAGAAGCAGGTGGTGCCTGTGCACGTTGATGGTAGCCCAAAGGAGCAGTTCCACCCTTCAACACCAACAGCTGGTGGGGCAAAGCGCCGACGAACAGGCAGACGGGTCACAGGGTGGCGTGACCCGAGGAAGATCCTTTTTGCCTTCGCAGCACTGTGAGTTTGATTTTCCATTAAGGATAAAAGGCAGTAGCCTTCATCAGCTGTGTTGTTAATAGAAAAATTACAGGGATACATTGCATCTTATGTGAATTAGAAAGTAGAAACACAATAATACGTAACAAAGATGATTGACTATATGCAGAGAAAATCATGGGTATTGCATGCTATGATCGGCATCAATATCATAGGtccaaagaaaattttccataAATTTGATTGGATGTTTCTTATCATCTAAAATTCTAACGAATTTAAGTGCATCATCCTATAAGAGTTTCCGAGGAATTAATTCCTTGGGTCTTCATTTGAACTAGGTGCCCTATGTAGagatatttttcataatatGGTCATTTTCCCCTTTCATCTAGATAGGCCCTTTGTAGCTATTCTTGAAGCTGCCAAGATATGATTAAAACACCAATAGGGGTCCCTTCCAGACCAACCGTGTGCGCTTTATTTTGTTGCCTTGTCAGTGTCATGGCCAGCGGTTAGGAGCTGTGTACCTGCCTAGTTTTCCATTTGGTGAAAAGTTCTTAATAGCTTGCAGTTTGGTAAGATTTGTCTGTTTCAGTCTAGCTTTGTGTACCAATCGACCTCAGCTTGTCTTCAGATGAACAATTTTCCTAGCCCGTAGAATTAATTTGTCAGGGTTCTGTTATTTGTCAGGTTTAACATATTTTGTCAACATTTCTAGCTGTAATAGACTAAACTCTATATTTCTTAAGCCTTTAAGCTCTCAATTTATTATCTGTTTGTTTTTAAATGACAGTGTTGTGCGGGCCAGTTATTCTTATAAACAGACTATGTACACGAAAATCTGCAATCCGTAGTACACGGTGACAACCCAAATGATGCAATGCATCAATGTTGAACCACAATTAATCAATGTTgtcatattattttcttttctcaactTATGGCGTGATCTTGAATTGACTTGAGAAATAGAGCTCTTATGGGATAGATATCTTATTATGCATACTGTCTTTAAAAAGAAGATTAAATGATTGCTTTGTAAACATATCCAAGACCTCACCTTGGTTCTGGGCTTCTTGCTTATAAGATGTGATCCACTACATAACCTCAAGCCCTTAACATATCTTGTTTGATTCGCAGGTCTAGTGTGGGCACGTTGATCTTGCTCTACTTCACACTCTCAATGGGGAGGATGACAGGAGGTCAGGCTGATGGCCAGTGATGCCATCTGACCGCACAGTTTATCACTTTTCATAGTGTTTCTGATGTTTGTAAAGATCAAGAAATGGACGGTTGGTTTCTATACTAGCAGTGTTACATCACTGCTTAATTATATCACCATGATTTAGATGTTTGTACAAAAATATGTAGGCCGTATGTTAGAGAGTTTTTAAGTGGCATGAGGTGATTGGTGAATACTTGAAGTGTAAATAAACACATGAACAGCAATTGGATGGACGACGGCGGTGGAACAAAATGGCAGGGAAAATTGGATAAAAGCATTGTCGCTGCAACAACGAAGTTACCTATTGTAGCTTTGGGATTTTGACTGTACATATGAGGTTTTACACATGAAGAGATAAATATTCTTTTGCGGACCATTGAACCGCTCCTCCTAATTTAGTCTTGAGATGTTAACTTGCCGGAATGGGATTCTCTGCCATGCTTATTTCAGATCAAAGCTTGAGAAGAACTGCTACAGTACTTCCGCTGATCAACGCGCAAGGTGAACTGCTGGTCTGCTGCCGAGCATGCTGCCACTTCTGCTACAGTGACCATGTACTGTTTACACCATGCTGTGCTCATATTACTGTAGCTACGGAGATAAGTGCAGATAATCCAGATCCTAAGTTGCCGGGTGCCCCTCGTGACAAAAGCAAAGTTTACTACATGCTCGTCTTCAAATATGTTACTCGGATAagtttttctgaaaattttcagCTTTAAGGGTAGATGGAGTGTTTTTGTCCTCTACTATTAAATGTTGGTAGTATCAAAATATAAGTTTGTTTTGatactaccaaaatttggtgaaatttggtaaggtagTGTTACCAAAATATGAGAACTTTTAGGTACAATACTGCTAGTATATGTTGTCAGTATAAATAAGGATACGTTGGGAATTTGCCACAAAATAGAAAATGATCTTTAGCTATTTCGTGTTATATCTCCATTAATATAGTAATCTTAATTGTCTGTGTGTCATCGTATTACTGACTAGATATGGTTGAATAGATGACACAATTAAATCTCTTGTTCAAACCAATCCATCAAGCACATAAACATATTAACCCATGCTAGATAACTAGAGTAGGAGAGATTATCTAGCACATAGAAAGACCATTTTACCCCCTTAAATTTTTTACAACATTTGATTTAAGTGAGTAGATAAATCAATTTACACCCTTGAATTGTTTATAATGACAATATATAGTATGTACTACCGGTATATTATACCGTAAAAATTCTCAAAATATTGGCTCCACTCTAAATAAGCTCCGAGTGCTACTGAAGTTACCAAATTATTGAAACTACTGGCAAGGCAAATTTTTATATCAATCAAATTTAGCCCTAATGAAAAATGAAGatcaaagaaaggaaaaagaactACAGATGGTAGCGGCAGCCGGAGGGTGTTGCTCAGAGCCAAGAAGCCGACGGCAGCGATTGGAAAGTGGAGCTTGGAGCCGAGTACCCCTGCATAGCTAGCGGTGGAGCTCGGACGGTGGCGTGGACTCCTCCTAACCGGGTGTTGTCGCAGTTGGCACGGTGGTGCTCCCGCGCGATTGTCGAGCATCGCAGCAGAATCCCGTCACCCATCCCACCCATCGACCACGACGCTAGCGgggtgggtgtgtgtgtgtgttggggggggggggggggggggggggacggtgGTCTACCTACGCAAGCCCGCCTCCTTCTAGTCTGCCGCCTGTCGCCCCTTTCAGTGTAGCAGCTAGTCCAGCTTGGTGATGTGCACCGCCCTTGTCCCTGCCGCTTGCCCGCCTAGGGAGAGCTGGTGATGCGAGGGCAAGGTGGAAGATGAGGAGACAGAAGGAGCAAGCTGGTCGCTGACACGTGAGGTCCACATGAGTTTCACGCTGACTCAGCGTCACGTTTGTTGAAACCGAACATAAATATTATGCAAGTTCAGAGAGAGACATGTTATATTTGGTGTTGCAGTTCAAAAACGAAATTCATACTCGGCCTCAAGATGAGGAACTTATTGTAATCAAATGATTCTCACGATTTTTGGGCTTTCGCCCAGCAACCCGCAGGATCTTAGGAGGACACTTTTAAATTGTGATTTTTCCCATTCAGATTACTTGTCAGATATATTGCACTATCCTGTCcgaaaaaaatttatgaatatatctattttatcaattatttacatttatataaatgcaTGGGAAAGAGTTGCAAAAATATACCCGTCCCGTGGGATGGAAACGTGGGACCGTGACGGTCCCGTGGGACAGTCGCGCGCCACCGTGACGGTCCCGTAGCTCGCAGCTCCAAAACGCGCCACTGTGTAGCAAGCAAATTTATTTACTTTTTCGGACACTGTTTGGCACTGTTTATGGGCCAGTTCCGCACGTTGGATCCGCGGGACTGACTCGTGAACAGTGCAAAACAATGTCAAAATCGCTGATTAGCACGGTGGTGCGTTTTGGAGCTGGGACCGCAACGGTTCCGTGTTTTGGAGCTGTGGGACAATCGCGGTGCTGCGTGGCCATCCCACGGGACCGTCGGTCCTGCGTTTTGGAAATGCGGGACCGTCATGGAAcgggtatatttttgcaaaacctTTCCATGCAAGTATATAAACgtaaattattgaaaaataagTTATTCGCAAATTTTATTCTTGTCCTATGTCCCCCAGAGATACTACGACTGGTAAACGGTTGGGCGAGTGACTTCGTGGATGGTATTATACGATTGTAGTGCCACGACGCCACGGAACCAGTAGCAGGTGTACCTCTTGTGGCCTTGTGGGTGACTCTCTAATAttcaactagcatggtggcccgcgcaaattgcgcggctagcattcttatattttctctcatataatagcatatttcatattttattatcaaatatattaaaatgacaacataattttaaattttgtactaacttgatcaaactaaccaatgtgtaatattcgtaatgtattgtatataaatgacagttattaattatttttaatagcgaattttttctaaattgtatttctatatggactatagaaTTCTCTTccaacattttttattttttaatcatgaatttctattatttataaattttattcctatatttcttattcaaaattcaaaattttagttatttctaaattatattcctatactcatcttccaatatttctta
Proteins encoded in this window:
- the LOC127763442 gene encoding uncharacterized protein LOC127763442 isoform X1, with product MAMDLVRREADRGAAPEFVAVDIGGEAETAGAEAEPKMMESFAGKGLERERSGDANPCTTGVLAVYEKQVVPVHVDGSPKEQFHPSTPTAGGAKRRRTGRRVTGWRDPRKILFAFAALSSVGTLILLYFTLSMGRMTGGQADGQ
- the LOC127763442 gene encoding uncharacterized protein LOC127763442 isoform X2 translates to MAMDLVRREADRGAAPEFVAVDIGGEAETAGAEAEPMMESFAGKGLERERSGDANPCTTGVLAVYEKQVVPVHVDGSPKEQFHPSTPTAGGAKRRRTGRRVTGWRDPRKILFAFAALSSVGTLILLYFTLSMGRMTGGQADGQ